Proteins from a genomic interval of Streptomyces sp. NBC_01445:
- a CDS encoding aminoglycoside phosphotransferase family protein, which produces MASTPSPSDGRAGITAALVERLIAAQFPQWSGLPVTPVEVDGWDNRTYRLGDAMTARLPTGAGYVPAVAKENEWLPRLAPSLPVAVPPVLAKGEPGEGYPFPWSVRGWLDGETAARGPIDDMAQFAVSVAEFVLALQRCDGVGGPSAGKHSWYRGASLTHYDDETRRCLAALDGHVDTSRAAAVWEAALAARWQGTPVWFHGDIATGNLLVADGELTAVIDFGTSGVGDPACDLVIAWCTFSGDSREAFRRTVAQDAGTWARARGWALWKSLLVMSQSLGTDPESAASHHRVIDEVLADHARFGGAGN; this is translated from the coding sequence ATGGCTTCGACTCCGAGTCCTTCCGACGGCCGTGCCGGAATCACCGCCGCACTCGTGGAACGTCTGATCGCCGCGCAGTTCCCCCAGTGGAGCGGCCTCCCCGTGACACCGGTGGAGGTCGACGGCTGGGACAACAGGACGTACCGCCTGGGTGACGCGATGACGGCCCGCCTGCCCACCGGCGCCGGCTACGTTCCCGCGGTCGCCAAGGAGAACGAGTGGCTGCCACGGCTCGCGCCGTCACTGCCCGTAGCCGTCCCGCCCGTCCTGGCCAAGGGCGAGCCCGGCGAGGGATACCCCTTCCCGTGGTCCGTACGCGGCTGGCTGGACGGAGAGACGGCGGCCCGCGGCCCCATCGACGACATGGCGCAGTTCGCGGTCTCGGTGGCCGAGTTCGTCCTCGCGCTGCAACGCTGCGACGGCGTCGGGGGACCGTCGGCCGGAAAACACAGCTGGTACCGGGGCGCGTCGCTCACCCATTACGACGACGAGACCCGGCGCTGCCTCGCGGCGCTCGACGGCCATGTCGACACATCCCGGGCGGCCGCCGTCTGGGAGGCCGCGCTCGCGGCGCGGTGGCAGGGGACGCCGGTGTGGTTCCACGGAGACATCGCCACGGGCAACCTGCTCGTCGCCGACGGCGAACTCACGGCCGTCATCGACTTCGGCACGTCGGGCGTCGGCGACCCCGCCTGCGATCTGGTGATCGCCTGGTGCACGTTCTCCGGAGACAGCCGCGAGGCCTTCCGCCGCACGGTCGCCCAGGACGCCGGCACATGGGCCCGAGCGCGCGGCTGGGCCCTGTGGAAGTCCCTGTTGGTCATGTCCCAGTCGCTCGGCACCGACCCGGAAAGCGCCGCGTCCCATCACCGCGTGATCGACGAAGTCCTGGCCGACCACGCCAGATTCGGCGGAGCAGGCAACTGA
- a CDS encoding nucleoside deaminase codes for MDFAQRTIDLARQNVEEGGRPFATLIVRDGEILAESPNRVAQTSDPTAHAEILAIRDACRKLGTEHLVGATIYVLAHPCPMCLGSLYYCSPDEVVFLTTRDAYEPHYVDDRKYFELDTFYGEFAKDYTERRLPMRHEPRDNAVDVYRLWQERNGGSRRVPGAPTA; via the coding sequence ATGGACTTCGCCCAGCGCACCATCGACCTCGCCCGCCAGAACGTCGAAGAGGGCGGACGCCCCTTCGCCACCCTCATTGTCAGGGACGGCGAGATCCTCGCCGAGAGCCCCAACAGGGTGGCCCAGACCTCCGACCCCACCGCGCACGCGGAGATCCTCGCCATCCGCGACGCCTGCCGCAAGCTCGGCACCGAGCACCTGGTCGGCGCCACCATCTACGTACTCGCCCACCCCTGCCCGATGTGCCTGGGTTCGCTGTACTACTGCTCCCCCGACGAGGTCGTCTTCCTCACCACCCGCGACGCCTACGAGCCGCACTACGTCGACGACCGCAAGTACTTCGAACTCGACACCTTCTACGGTGAGTTCGCCAAGGACTACACCGAGCGGCGCCTGCCCATGCGCCACGAGCCGCGGGACAACGCCGTCGACGTGTACCGGCTGTGGCAGGAGCGCAACGGCGGCAGCCGCCGCGTCCCCGGCGCGCCGACGGCCTGA
- a CDS encoding VOC family protein: MSSSSTQGIKTVLHPVSDLEKAKAVYVALLGAEPTADAPYYVGFDVEGQHIGLVPGGGGMTSPVTYWHVPDIAAKLAEVTAAGAVVKEAAHDVGGGRLVATFTDPDGNVLGLLQDR, translated from the coding sequence ATGTCCAGCTCTTCCACTCAGGGAATCAAGACCGTGCTGCACCCTGTCTCCGACCTGGAGAAGGCCAAGGCCGTGTACGTCGCCCTGCTCGGCGCGGAGCCGACGGCCGACGCGCCCTACTACGTCGGCTTCGACGTCGAGGGCCAGCACATCGGGCTCGTGCCGGGCGGCGGGGGCATGACCTCGCCGGTGACGTACTGGCACGTACCGGACATCGCGGCCAAGCTGGCCGAGGTCACGGCCGCGGGTGCCGTGGTGAAGGAGGCGGCACACGACGTCGGCGGCGGCCGCCTCGTGGCCACGTTCACCGACCCCGACGGGAACGTCCTCGGGCTGCTCCAGGACCGTTGA
- a CDS encoding formylglycine-generating enzyme family protein yields the protein MVRIPGGTVGLRDDRRGTRWTADIAPFLLGRHPVTADLLRFATGADPAPATSDASPVTNVSWLDTIDICNAISARSGLTPAYTRDAGSGEVTCDWNADGYRLPTEAEWQYACKAGTEGYRYGAIDDIAWYADNSGGGVRDVGGKAPNAWGLHDMLGNVWEWCWDLYDEEVYGSYRIFRGGGWAESERGCGASVRRRSHPTFAIDDLGFRLARTV from the coding sequence ATGGTGCGCATCCCCGGTGGCACCGTCGGCCTACGGGACGACCGGCGCGGCACGCGCTGGACGGCGGACATCGCCCCCTTCCTGCTCGGCCGCCATCCCGTGACGGCGGATCTCCTCCGCTTCGCCACCGGAGCGGACCCGGCTCCCGCCACGAGCGATGCTTCGCCGGTGACGAACGTCAGCTGGCTCGACACGATCGACATCTGCAACGCCATCTCGGCGCGCTCCGGGCTGACACCCGCCTACACCCGCGACGCGGGCAGCGGTGAGGTGACCTGCGACTGGAACGCCGACGGCTACCGGCTGCCGACGGAGGCCGAGTGGCAGTACGCCTGCAAGGCGGGCACGGAGGGCTACCGGTACGGGGCGATCGACGACATCGCCTGGTACGCGGACAACTCCGGCGGCGGAGTCCGCGATGTCGGCGGCAAGGCCCCCAACGCGTGGGGGCTGCACGACATGCTGGGCAACGTCTGGGAGTGGTGCTGGGACCTGTACGACGAGGAGGTCTACGGCTCTTACCGCATTTTCCGCGGCGGTGGCTGGGCCGAGTCGGAGCGCGGCTGCGGGGCCTCGGTGCGGCGCCGCAGCCACCCGACGTTCGCGATCGACGACCTCGGGTTCCGGCTGGCCCGCACCGTGTGA
- a CDS encoding ATP-binding protein — MADVWTRKGGDSAPSAEGRGHVPGPLVGREVESQALRTLLENHRLVTVAGEVGVGKSRLAAEAVAGFGARGAVERVLGVGEGRVGVEAVADVGARGAVERVLGVGKGRLASDAVAGVGAQGTRPRVMVVRWPGGGQDAGSGGAGPEAPASLTAAVLEAAGGIHGRRRAAGAGAGAGALAERLRAADVLLLLDDVDPVHAECVGMVQTLLEFVPSLRVLVTARRPLGLGGEAVLRLTPLSAEPADDDRAAPAVELFLERFLARAGAAFDSGDAEPNAVADICRYVGGLPLAVELAAEQAARSSVGEVAARLEEHQCWLSAPDMAAPRHRSLRDAVAAAYVLCDRDERIVWARASILAGDFDESTAAFVCAGGGLAQARVPACLTRLAAIGVLTPVRDPGGIREPRYRMAPAAHDFGGERLREAREFEVAAERRAIHFHRVAALAESLWSLGSQPQAVRLVLDEAEGLRAMLEYAPRQPELAAAALESVLNLWFWWAVYDAADEGRRHLLRLLPMCRSDTLLIARGLCLAAWLTAYDDPCGANELLQHAWPAAVLAGDDATIGRIAHVQGTLALHGGDLDRAAEQFQEAAGTIPPHAPGGLPPAVSLAALAVTQAERSPRAARRSARRALSQPGISGDAWACLVARHAQAFVDHSDGRTGRARQRAHRALAALDGRLPAPHGCAALRDLITDIDRGSRSGLPTVPVPRGCTAVALPAQAGSGILG; from the coding sequence ATGGCGGATGTGTGGACACGCAAGGGCGGCGACAGCGCGCCGTCGGCGGAGGGCCGCGGCCACGTGCCCGGTCCTCTGGTGGGCCGGGAGGTGGAGTCGCAGGCCCTGCGCACCCTCCTGGAGAACCATCGGCTGGTGACGGTGGCCGGCGAGGTCGGCGTGGGCAAGAGCCGACTCGCGGCGGAGGCGGTCGCCGGCTTCGGTGCGCGGGGGGCGGTGGAGCGTGTCCTCGGCGTGGGCGAGGGCCGGGTTGGCGTGGAGGCGGTCGCCGATGTCGGTGCGCGGGGGGCGGTGGAGCGCGTCCTCGGAGTGGGCAAGGGCCGGCTCGCCTCGGACGCCGTCGCCGGCGTCGGTGCGCAGGGGACCCGGCCGCGCGTCATGGTCGTCCGCTGGCCGGGGGGCGGGCAGGACGCCGGGTCCGGTGGTGCCGGGCCGGAGGCGCCCGCCTCGCTGACGGCGGCCGTCTTGGAGGCGGCGGGTGGGATCCACGGGCGACGCCGCGCGGCCGGTGCCGGTGCCGGTGCCGGAGCCCTCGCCGAGCGGCTGCGCGCCGCTGACGTGCTGCTCCTCCTCGACGACGTCGATCCGGTCCATGCCGAGTGCGTGGGCATGGTGCAGACACTGCTGGAGTTCGTACCGTCGCTGCGCGTGCTCGTGACCGCGCGCCGGCCCCTCGGGCTGGGCGGCGAGGCCGTGCTGCGTCTCACGCCGCTCAGCGCCGAGCCCGCGGACGACGACCGGGCCGCGCCTGCCGTGGAGCTGTTCCTGGAGCGGTTCCTGGCGCGGGCGGGCGCCGCCTTCGACTCCGGCGATGCGGAGCCGAATGCGGTGGCAGACATCTGCCGATACGTGGGCGGCCTTCCGCTCGCGGTCGAATTGGCCGCGGAGCAGGCCGCCAGGAGCAGTGTGGGGGAGGTCGCGGCCCGGCTCGAGGAACACCAGTGCTGGCTGAGCGCACCGGACATGGCCGCACCTCGGCACCGGTCGCTGCGGGACGCCGTCGCCGCGGCCTACGTGCTGTGCGACCGCGATGAGCGGATCGTGTGGGCCCGCGCCAGCATTCTGGCCGGAGACTTCGACGAGTCGACGGCTGCGTTCGTCTGCGCCGGCGGCGGCCTGGCCCAGGCCCGGGTGCCCGCGTGCCTGACCCGCCTCGCCGCGATCGGCGTCCTGACTCCGGTCCGCGACCCCGGCGGCATCCGCGAACCGCGCTACCGGATGGCCCCCGCCGCCCACGACTTCGGCGGCGAACGGCTGCGTGAGGCAAGGGAGTTCGAGGTCGCCGCCGAGCGCCGCGCGATCCACTTCCACCGGGTGGCCGCCCTCGCGGAGAGTCTGTGGAGCCTCGGCAGCCAGCCACAGGCCGTACGGCTCGTCCTTGACGAGGCCGAAGGGCTCAGGGCGATGCTGGAGTACGCGCCCCGGCAGCCCGAACTCGCGGCGGCGGCCCTGGAGTCCGTACTGAACCTGTGGTTCTGGTGGGCGGTCTACGACGCAGCCGACGAGGGGCGCCGACATCTGCTGCGGCTGCTCCCGATGTGCCGCTCGGACACCCTCCTGATCGCGCGCGGCCTGTGCCTCGCGGCCTGGCTCACGGCGTACGACGACCCTTGCGGAGCGAACGAGCTGCTCCAGCACGCGTGGCCCGCCGCCGTCCTGGCGGGGGACGACGCGACGATCGGCCGGATCGCGCACGTACAGGGCACGCTGGCGCTCCACGGGGGCGACCTCGACCGGGCCGCCGAGCAGTTCCAGGAGGCGGCAGGCACGATCCCGCCGCACGCCCCCGGCGGACTGCCGCCCGCAGTGAGCCTGGCCGCTCTCGCCGTGACGCAGGCGGAGCGGTCGCCACGGGCGGCGCGCCGGAGCGCCCGCCGCGCCCTCAGCCAGCCCGGCATCAGCGGCGACGCCTGGGCGTGCCTCGTCGCCCGCCACGCCCAGGCGTTCGTCGACCACAGCGACGGCCGCACCGGCAGGGCCCGGCAGCGCGCACACCGCGCGCTCGCCGCCCTGGACGGCCGGCTGCCGGCACCGCACGGCTGCGCCGCGCTGCGGGATCTGATCACCGACATCGACCGGGGGAGCCGCAGCGGCCTGCCGACGGTGCCTGTGCCACGGGGGTGTACGGCGGTGGCGCTTCCTGCACAGGCCGGGAGCGGCATCCTGGGCTGA
- a CDS encoding CsbD family protein encodes MADKGGMDKVKGKAKEMTGKATGDRRKEAAGRAEQAKGQAKKTMGDAHDRARGVQDSLHRDGS; translated from the coding sequence ATGGCTGACAAGGGCGGCATGGACAAGGTCAAGGGCAAGGCCAAGGAGATGACCGGCAAGGCGACCGGTGATCGCCGCAAGGAGGCTGCGGGCCGCGCCGAGCAGGCGAAGGGCCAGGCCAAGAAGACAATGGGCGACGCCCACGACCGCGCCCGCGGAGTCCAGGACTCCCTGCACCGCGACGGCTCCTGA
- a CDS encoding aldo/keto reductase: MRYRELGRSGMSVSEIGYGAWGIGASGWVGATEDESVRALHRAVDLGVNFIDTARGYGESERIVGRVVRERTGDEVLVATKVPPMNRIWPAPDGIDPVEAFPGAHIRESVETSLRVSGLDHFDVVQFHVWSDEWVGRGDWLQTVEELKKEGKIRLFGVSINDHQPDNALDLVRSGAVDTVQVIYNIFDQAPADALLPACEEHGVGVIVRVALDEGGLTGRITAGATFPEGDFRARYFRDDRPAQVERKVAAIVADLGIAPDEIAENALRFVLSSPAVSTVIPGMRTVRNVERNTALSDGRPLTADQLAVLAGHRWQRNFYG, from the coding sequence GTGCGCTACCGCGAGCTGGGCCGCAGCGGAATGTCCGTGTCCGAGATCGGCTACGGCGCCTGGGGCATCGGCGCGTCCGGGTGGGTGGGCGCCACCGAGGACGAGTCCGTACGCGCCCTGCACCGTGCCGTCGACCTCGGGGTGAACTTCATCGACACCGCCCGTGGCTACGGCGAGAGCGAGCGGATCGTGGGCCGGGTCGTGCGCGAGCGGACCGGCGACGAGGTACTGGTGGCGACCAAGGTCCCGCCGATGAACAGGATCTGGCCCGCGCCCGACGGCATCGACCCCGTCGAGGCGTTCCCCGGCGCCCACATACGCGAGAGCGTCGAGACCAGCCTGCGGGTCAGCGGCCTCGACCACTTCGACGTGGTGCAGTTCCACGTCTGGAGCGACGAGTGGGTGGGCCGGGGCGACTGGCTGCAGACGGTCGAGGAGCTGAAGAAGGAGGGGAAGATCCGCCTGTTCGGCGTCTCGATCAACGATCACCAGCCGGACAACGCCCTCGACCTCGTGCGCAGCGGCGCCGTCGACACCGTGCAGGTCATCTACAACATCTTCGACCAGGCACCCGCCGACGCGCTGCTGCCCGCCTGCGAAGAACACGGCGTCGGGGTCATCGTCCGCGTGGCGCTGGACGAGGGAGGGCTCACGGGGCGGATCACTGCCGGTGCGACGTTCCCCGAGGGCGACTTCCGGGCGCGCTACTTCCGTGACGACCGGCCGGCGCAGGTCGAGAGGAAGGTCGCCGCTATCGTCGCCGACCTGGGCATCGCGCCCGACGAGATCGCCGAGAACGCGCTGCGCTTCGTGCTGAGTTCGCCCGCAGTCTCCACCGTCATCCCCGGTATGCGCACCGTACGCAACGTCGAGCGCAACACTGCCCTCAGCGACGGACGGCCGCTGACCGCGGACCAACTCGCCGTGCTGGCCGGGCACCGCTGGCAGCGTAACTTCTACGGATGA
- a CDS encoding carbonic anhydrase: MHDLSDGLARFRRDVFPAKAGLFAHLATTHRPTTLFIGCSDARVVPELITQSEPGELFVVRTAGNLVPAYSSDPDGVAASIEYAVAVLHVSDIVVCGHSACGAMTALAEGHDLSAAPVVSGWLRHADAARARAAAVPAASGPDRVAALVRANVSAQLQNLATHPSVARGLADGTLTLHGWVFDIATGAVEPVGATAIAA; encoded by the coding sequence ATGCACGATCTCTCGGACGGTCTCGCGCGCTTTCGCCGCGACGTCTTTCCCGCAAAGGCGGGGCTCTTCGCCCACCTGGCCACGACCCACCGCCCGACGACGCTCTTCATCGGCTGCTCGGACGCCCGCGTGGTCCCCGAACTGATCACACAGAGCGAACCCGGCGAGCTGTTCGTCGTCCGCACCGCGGGCAACCTGGTCCCGGCCTACTCCTCGGACCCCGACGGCGTCGCGGCGAGCATCGAGTACGCCGTCGCCGTGCTGCACGTGAGCGACATCGTCGTGTGCGGCCACTCCGCCTGTGGGGCCATGACCGCCCTGGCCGAGGGGCACGACCTGAGCGCGGCGCCGGTCGTCTCCGGGTGGCTGCGGCACGCGGACGCCGCGCGGGCCCGGGCCGCCGCCGTCCCGGCCGCGTCGGGTCCCGACAGGGTCGCCGCCCTGGTGCGGGCCAACGTGTCCGCACAACTGCAGAACCTGGCCACCCACCCCTCCGTGGCCCGCGGCCTGGCCGACGGAACGCTCACGCTGCACGGCTGGGTGTTCGACATCGCCACCGGAGCCGTCGAACCGGTCGGCGCCACCGCGATCGCGGCCTGA
- the cynS gene encoding cyanase: protein MPHAQFDPTARETLAVAAVAAKTRKDLTWQQIADAAGLSPAFVTAAVLGQHALPQTSAEAVAELLGLDEDAALLLQTIPTRGSIPGGIPTDPTIYRFYEMLQVYGTTLKALVHEQFGDGIISAINFKLDVKKVADPEGGERAVITLDGKYLPTKPF, encoded by the coding sequence ATGCCGCACGCCCAGTTCGACCCCACCGCCCGCGAGACCCTCGCCGTCGCCGCCGTCGCCGCCAAGACCCGTAAGGACCTGACCTGGCAGCAGATCGCCGACGCCGCCGGGCTGTCGCCGGCCTTCGTCACCGCCGCCGTGCTCGGCCAGCACGCCCTGCCGCAGACGTCCGCCGAGGCCGTCGCGGAACTCCTCGGCCTGGACGAGGACGCGGCCCTGCTGCTGCAGACCATCCCGACGCGCGGCTCGATCCCCGGCGGCATTCCGACCGACCCGACCATCTACCGCTTCTACGAGATGCTCCAGGTCTACGGCACCACCCTCAAGGCGCTCGTCCACGAGCAGTTCGGCGACGGCATCATCAGCGCGATCAACTTCAAGCTCGATGTGAAGAAGGTCGCCGACCCCGAGGGCGGCGAGCGCGCCGTCATCACCCTCGACGGCAAGTACCTGCCCACAAAGCCTTTCTGA
- a CDS encoding excinuclease ABC subunit UvrA encodes MSMAKGTQAQSAALHAADSHDLIRVHGARVNNLKDVSVELPKRRLTVFTGVSGSGKSSLVFGTIAAESQRMINETYSTFVQGFMPTLARPEVDVLDGLTTAIIVGQERMGGDARSTVGTATDANAMLRILFSRLGKPHIGSAKAFSFNVASISGAGAVTIERGGEKVKERRSFSIVGGMCPRCEGRGSVTDFDLTALFDDSKSLNEGALTVPGYSVEGWYGRIYRGCGFFDPDKPIRKFTKKELHDLLHREPTKIKVDGINLTYEGLIPKIQKSMLSKDIDSLQPHIRAFVERAMTFTSCPDCGGTRLSEAARSSKIKKISIADACSMQISDLAEWVRALKEPSVAPLLKALGDTLDSFVEIGLGYLGLDRPAGTLSGGEAQRVKMIRHLGSSLTDVTYVFDEPTIGLHPHDIQRMNDLLLRLRDKGNTVLVVEHKPEAIAIADHVVDLGPRAGTEGGEVVFEGTVEGLRASDTLTGQHLDDRASLKPTVRTPTGKLGVRGAGTNNLQDVHVDIPLGVLTVVTGVAGSGKSSLIHGSVAGQDGVVTVDQAAIRGSRRSNPATYTGLLDPIRKAFAKANGVKPALFSANSEGACPTCNGAGVIYTDLAMMAGVASTCDDCEGKRFQASVLDYHFGGRDISEVLAMPVAEAEQFFGAGEARTPAAQKILQRMADVGLGYLTLGQPLTTLSGGERQRLKLATHMAEKGGVYVLDEPTTGLHLADVEQLLGLLDRLVDSGKSVIVIEHHQAVMAHADWIIDLGPGAGHDGGRIVFEGTPAELVADRSTLTGEHLAAYVGG; translated from the coding sequence ATGAGCATGGCCAAGGGGACGCAGGCGCAGTCAGCTGCGCTGCACGCTGCCGACAGCCACGACCTGATCCGCGTGCACGGTGCGCGCGTGAACAACCTCAAGGACGTCAGCGTCGAGCTCCCGAAGCGCCGGCTGACGGTGTTCACCGGTGTCTCCGGCTCGGGCAAGAGTTCGCTGGTCTTCGGCACGATCGCCGCCGAGTCGCAGCGGATGATCAACGAGACGTACAGCACGTTCGTGCAGGGCTTCATGCCGACGCTGGCCAGGCCCGAGGTCGACGTACTCGACGGTCTGACGACCGCGATCATCGTCGGCCAGGAGCGGATGGGCGGCGACGCCCGCTCCACGGTCGGCACGGCCACCGACGCCAACGCGATGCTGCGCATTCTCTTCAGCCGGCTCGGGAAGCCGCACATCGGCTCGGCGAAGGCGTTCTCCTTCAATGTCGCGTCGATCAGCGGCGCGGGTGCGGTCACCATCGAGCGCGGCGGCGAGAAGGTGAAGGAGCGGCGCAGCTTCAGCATCGTCGGCGGCATGTGTCCGCGCTGCGAGGGCCGGGGTTCGGTCACCGACTTCGACCTGACGGCGCTGTTCGACGACAGCAAGTCGCTCAACGAGGGCGCGCTCACCGTCCCCGGCTACAGCGTCGAGGGCTGGTACGGCCGTATCTACCGCGGCTGCGGCTTCTTCGACCCGGACAAGCCGATCCGTAAGTTCACCAAGAAGGAACTGCACGATCTGCTCCACCGGGAGCCGACCAAGATCAAGGTCGACGGCATCAACCTGACGTACGAGGGCCTGATCCCGAAGATCCAGAAGTCGATGCTGTCGAAGGACATCGACTCGCTGCAGCCGCACATCCGCGCCTTCGTGGAGCGGGCGATGACGTTCACGTCCTGCCCGGACTGCGGCGGCACGCGGCTGAGCGAGGCGGCCCGGTCGTCGAAGATCAAGAAGATCAGCATCGCCGACGCCTGCTCGATGCAGATCAGCGACCTCGCCGAGTGGGTGCGGGCCCTGAAGGAGCCGTCGGTGGCGCCGCTGCTGAAGGCGCTCGGGGACACCCTCGACTCGTTCGTGGAGATCGGGCTCGGCTACCTCGGCCTCGACCGCCCGGCGGGCACGCTCTCCGGCGGTGAGGCGCAGCGCGTCAAGATGATCCGCCACCTCGGGTCGTCCCTGACCGATGTCACGTACGTCTTCGACGAGCCGACGATCGGGCTGCACCCGCACGACATCCAGCGGATGAACGACCTGCTGCTGCGGCTGCGGGACAAGGGCAACACGGTGCTGGTCGTCGAGCACAAGCCGGAGGCGATCGCGATCGCCGACCACGTCGTCGACCTCGGCCCGCGCGCGGGCACCGAGGGCGGCGAAGTGGTGTTCGAGGGCACGGTCGAGGGGCTCCGCGCCAGCGACACCCTCACCGGGCAGCACCTGGACGACCGCGCTTCCCTGAAGCCGACCGTACGGACGCCCACGGGGAAGCTGGGGGTGCGCGGCGCGGGCACCAACAACCTCCAGGACGTCCACGTCGACATCCCGCTCGGCGTACTGACCGTCGTCACCGGCGTCGCGGGTTCGGGCAAGAGCTCCCTGATCCACGGCTCGGTGGCCGGGCAGGACGGGGTGGTCACGGTCGACCAGGCCGCGATCCGCGGCTCGCGGCGCAGCAACCCGGCGACGTACACCGGACTGCTCGACCCGATCCGCAAGGCGTTCGCCAAGGCCAACGGTGTGAAGCCGGCGCTGTTCAGCGCGAACTCCGAGGGCGCCTGCCCCACCTGCAACGGCGCGGGCGTCATCTACACCGACCTGGCGATGATGGCCGGTGTCGCCTCCACCTGCGACGACTGCGAGGGCAAGCGGTTCCAGGCCTCAGTCCTCGACTACCACTTCGGCGGGCGCGACATCAGCGAGGTGCTTGCGATGCCGGTGGCCGAGGCCGAGCAGTTCTTCGGCGCGGGCGAGGCGCGCACACCGGCCGCGCAGAAGATCCTTCAGCGGATGGCCGACGTCGGGCTCGGCTACCTCACCCTCGGGCAGCCGCTCACCACGCTGTCCGGCGGTGAGCGCCAGCGGCTCAAGCTGGCGACGCACATGGCCGAGAAGGGCGGGGTCTACGTCCTCGACGAGCCGACGACCGGCCTTCACCTCGCCGACGTCGAGCAGCTGCTCGGGCTGCTCGACCGGCTCGTCGACTCCGGCAAGTCAGTCATCGTGATCGAGCACCACCAGGCGGTCATGGCCCACGCCGACTGGATCATCGACCTCGGCCCCGGCGCCGGTCACGACGGCGGACGGATCGTCTTCGAGGGCACCCCCGCCGAACTCGTCGCGGACCGCTCCACCCTCACCGGCGAGCATCTCGCGGCCTACGTGGGCGGCTGA
- a CDS encoding glycoside hydrolase family 19 protein, with translation MIKRVTSLVATLAAVSAVVVIGPATTASAAECAAPWNSSSVYTGGGSASYNGHNWNAKWWTQNETPGTSDVWADQGACGGGGTNPGDPDPSGFVVSEAQFNQMFPNRNPFYTYSGLTAALSAYPGFANTGSDTVKRQEAAAFLANVSHETGGLVYIVEQNTANYPHYCDTSQSYGCPAGTAAYYGRGPIQLSWNFNYKAAGDALGIDLLHNPYLVEQDAAVAWKTGLWYWNTQNGPGTMTPHNAMVNGAGFGETIRSINGSLECNGGNPGQVQSRIDRYKAFVQILGTTPGDNLSC, from the coding sequence ATGATCAAACGCGTCACGAGTCTTGTCGCCACCCTGGCCGCGGTCAGTGCCGTGGTCGTCATCGGCCCTGCCACCACGGCATCGGCGGCCGAGTGCGCCGCACCCTGGAACTCCTCGTCCGTCTACACCGGCGGCGGATCGGCCTCGTACAACGGGCACAACTGGAACGCCAAGTGGTGGACCCAGAACGAGACCCCCGGCACCTCCGACGTCTGGGCGGACCAGGGCGCATGCGGCGGTGGCGGGACGAACCCCGGCGACCCCGATCCGTCCGGCTTCGTCGTCAGCGAGGCCCAGTTCAACCAGATGTTCCCGAACAGGAATCCGTTCTACACGTACAGCGGACTGACCGCCGCGCTCAGCGCCTACCCCGGCTTCGCGAACACCGGCAGCGACACGGTCAAGCGCCAGGAGGCCGCGGCGTTCCTGGCCAACGTCAGCCATGAGACCGGCGGTCTGGTGTACATCGTCGAGCAGAACACCGCCAACTACCCGCACTACTGCGACACCAGCCAGTCCTACGGCTGCCCGGCGGGCACGGCCGCGTACTACGGCCGCGGCCCGATCCAGCTCAGCTGGAACTTCAACTACAAGGCCGCGGGCGACGCGCTCGGCATCGACCTTCTCCACAACCCGTACCTGGTGGAGCAGGACGCGGCCGTGGCCTGGAAGACGGGCCTTTGGTACTGGAACACGCAGAACGGCCCCGGCACCATGACGCCGCACAACGCCATGGTGAACGGCGCCGGCTTCGGCGAGACGATCCGCTCCATCAACGGCAGCCTGGAGTGCAACGGCGGCAACCCCGGCCAGGTCCAGAGCCGCATCGACCGGTACAAGGCGTTCGTCCAGATCCTGGGCACCACACCGGGCGACAACCTGAGCTGCTGA